A genome region from Nycticebus coucang isolate mNycCou1 chromosome 4, mNycCou1.pri, whole genome shotgun sequence includes the following:
- the RNF185 gene encoding E3 ubiquitin-protein ligase RNF185, which translates to MASKGPSASASPENSSAGGPSGSSNGAGESGGQDSTFECNICLDTAKDAVISLCGHLFCWPCLHQWLETRPNRQVCPVCKAGISRDKVIPLYGRGSTGQQDPREKTPPRPQGQRPEPENRGGFQGFGFGDGGFQMSFGIGAFPFGIFATAFNINDGRPPPAVPGTPQYVDEQFLSRLFLFVALVIMFWLLIA; encoded by the exons ATGGCGAGCAAGGGGCCCTCAGCTTCTGCATCCCCTGAGAACTCCAGTGCAGGGGGTCCCAGTGGGAGCAGCAATGGTGCTGGCGAGAGTGGAGGGCAGGACAGCACCTTCGAGTGCAACATCTGCTTGGACACAGCCAAGGATGCCGTCATCAGCCTGTGTGGCCACCTCTTCTG TTGGCCGTGTTTACATCAG TGGTTGGAGACCAGACCTAACAGACAGGTGTGTCCAGTTTGCAAAGCCGGCATCAGTCGAGACAAAGTTATCCCACTCTATGGCAGGGGCAGCACTGGACAGCAGGACCCCAG AGAGAAGACCCCTCCCCGTCCTCAAGGACAGAGGCCAGAGCCGGAGAATAGAGGG GGATTTCAAGGATTTGGATTTGGAGATGGTGGCTTTCAAATGTCTTTTGGAATTGGGGCATTTCCCTTTGGGATATTTGCCACAGCATTTAACATAAACGATGGGCGGCCTCCTCCAG CTGTTCCTGGGACACCACAGTATGTGGACGAACAATTCTTGTCACGCCTCTTCCTGTTTGTGGCCCTGGTGATCATGTTCTGGCTCCTTATTGCCTAA